In Bacillus sp. DX3.1, the following proteins share a genomic window:
- a CDS encoding YitT family protein yields the protein MMRLKLEYIFFIGGLLILSLGINMMTTITSFGLSPYDSFFIALYQNFGVSIGFWIFMINFAFTLIVLYLNKKYITIGTIVTMILISVFVDAIGSIDIIMDFIRSLPKYITLVCGNLFVGAGIGVYVSTQLCAAPQEAFVLTVSEKRKWTFRRTEISLAFLFLTISFLLDGPIYFGTIILSFTTGWIIQAFIHIGTKILHVKKPIESM from the coding sequence ATGATGAGACTCAAACTAGAATATATATTTTTTATTGGCGGATTACTCATTCTTTCCCTCGGCATCAACATGATGACAACGATTACTTCTTTTGGACTCAGTCCGTATGATTCATTCTTTATTGCGCTATATCAAAATTTTGGCGTAAGCATTGGCTTTTGGATTTTTATGATTAACTTTGCCTTTACACTTATCGTACTCTATTTGAATAAAAAGTATATTACGATAGGAACAATTGTTACAATGATCCTGATTTCTGTTTTTGTGGATGCTATTGGTTCTATCGACATCATTATGGATTTCATTCGTTCTCTTCCAAAATATATAACACTTGTATGCGGAAATCTATTTGTCGGGGCTGGAATTGGAGTGTATGTGTCTACACAACTATGTGCAGCTCCGCAAGAAGCATTCGTTCTCACTGTTTCTGAGAAGAGAAAGTGGACATTTCGGAGGACAGAAATTTCACTCGCCTTCTTATTCTTAACGATTAGTTTCTTATTAGATGGCCCTATTTATTTTGGAACCATTATTCTTTCCTTTACGACCGGATGGATTATTCAAGCATTTATTCATATTGGCACAAAAATACTCCACGTAAAAAAGCCTATTGAAAGCATGTAA
- the thrC gene encoding threonine synthase — protein MWKGLLAEYKDFLPITEKTPPLTLHEGNTPLVLLENLSARWGVTIYGKIEGANPTGSFKDRGMVMAVAKAKEVGSKTVICASTGNTSASAAAYAARAGLSCIVIIPNGKIAYGKLAQAVMYGAEIVSIDGNFDHALQMVRKLSDTSPITLVNSVNPYRIEGQKTAAFEICDVLGKAPDIVAIPVGNAGNITAYWKGFKEYHKRLGTGLPEMHGFEAEGAAAIVRGHKIEEPETLATAIRIGNPASWEKAVAAAEHSQGKIDEVTDSEILQAYEWLAKYEGVFAEPASCASLAGIYKQLQSGEIARGSQIVAVLTGNGLKDPNIAIDTKQIQPVVLPNDEKIVFNYIRGAVVQ, from the coding sequence ATGTGGAAAGGGCTGCTTGCTGAATATAAGGACTTCCTACCTATTACAGAAAAGACGCCACCCCTGACGTTACACGAAGGAAATACACCACTTGTTTTATTAGAGAACCTTTCAGCGCGGTGGGGTGTTACGATTTATGGAAAAATAGAAGGAGCGAATCCAACCGGATCTTTTAAGGATCGCGGCATGGTAATGGCTGTAGCGAAGGCGAAAGAGGTGGGAAGCAAGACGGTTATTTGTGCGTCTACAGGTAATACGTCTGCATCTGCAGCAGCTTATGCAGCTAGGGCAGGGTTATCATGTATTGTTATCATTCCTAATGGGAAGATTGCATATGGGAAATTAGCGCAAGCGGTCATGTATGGTGCGGAAATTGTAAGTATTGATGGAAACTTTGATCATGCTTTGCAAATGGTGCGTAAATTAAGTGATACGTCGCCCATTACACTTGTGAATTCTGTCAATCCGTACCGCATTGAAGGACAAAAAACGGCTGCATTTGAAATTTGTGATGTACTCGGAAAAGCTCCGGATATTGTAGCAATTCCAGTTGGGAATGCCGGTAATATTACAGCGTACTGGAAAGGTTTTAAGGAATATCATAAAAGGCTTGGCACTGGTTTGCCAGAAATGCATGGTTTTGAAGCAGAGGGAGCAGCTGCTATTGTGCGGGGGCATAAAATTGAAGAGCCTGAAACACTCGCAACGGCAATTCGGATTGGGAATCCGGCAAGCTGGGAGAAGGCTGTGGCTGCGGCAGAGCATTCTCAAGGTAAAATAGATGAAGTAACAGATAGCGAAATTCTTCAAGCATATGAATGGTTAGCGAAGTACGAAGGGGTCTTTGCTGAACCTGCTTCTTGTGCATCTCTTGCCGGTATTTATAAGCAATTGCAAAGTGGAGAAATTGCGAGAGGAAGTCAAATCGTAGCGGTACTAACAGGAAATGGCTTGAAAGACCCAAATATCGCAATTGATACGAAGCAAATTCAGCCAGTTGTGTTGCCGAACGATGAAAAGATTGTCTTTAACTATATTCGCGGAGCAGTTGTCCAATAA
- a CDS encoding homoserine dehydrogenase, giving the protein MNEIQVGLLGLGTVGSGVVRIITDHQDRLMHQVGCPVKIAKVLVQNIEKEREVQVPSTLLTKNPSEIIDNPDIDVVIEVMGGVPEAKAYILKALQSGKHVVTANKDLMALHGAELLNAAKENQADLFYEASVAGGIPILRSIVEGLSSDLITKVMGIVNGTTNFILTKMSDEGRAYDDVLREAQELGFAEADPTSDVEGLDAARKMTILATLGFSTNVELGDVKVKGITSITEEDIKYSKSLGYTIKLIGLAKRDGEKLEVTVEPTLLPNTHPLAAVQNEYNAVYVYGEAVGETMFYGPGAGSLPTATAVVSDLVAVMQNVRLGVTGNSAVSPQYEKLLKEKDEIFVKKFLRLHVQDEIGVFAKITSLFSERGVSFEKIIQMPLQQKGAAEIVIVTHRASLADYEYILHTLQSYEEVDCVKANYRIEGDAR; this is encoded by the coding sequence ATGAATGAAATTCAAGTGGGCTTATTAGGCCTTGGGACAGTTGGCAGCGGTGTGGTTCGTATTATTACGGATCATCAAGATCGTCTTATGCATCAAGTAGGTTGCCCAGTGAAAATAGCAAAAGTATTAGTACAAAATATTGAAAAAGAGAGAGAAGTCCAAGTACCCTCTACTCTATTAACGAAGAATCCAAGTGAAATTATAGATAATCCTGACATTGATGTTGTCATTGAAGTAATGGGCGGTGTTCCAGAGGCAAAAGCGTATATTTTGAAAGCTTTGCAAAGTGGTAAGCACGTTGTCACTGCCAATAAAGATTTAATGGCATTGCACGGAGCAGAATTACTTAACGCTGCAAAAGAAAATCAAGCTGATCTATTTTACGAAGCGAGTGTAGCTGGAGGTATCCCAATTTTACGTAGCATCGTAGAAGGACTTTCTTCGGATCTTATTACAAAAGTGATGGGAATTGTGAATGGAACAACAAACTTTATTTTGACAAAAATGTCTGACGAAGGGAGAGCATACGACGACGTGTTAAGAGAAGCGCAGGAGCTTGGATTTGCGGAAGCAGATCCAACATCAGACGTAGAAGGATTAGATGCAGCAAGAAAAATGACGATTTTGGCAACTCTAGGTTTTTCTACAAATGTGGAGCTTGGGGATGTGAAGGTGAAGGGGATTACATCCATCACAGAGGAAGATATTAAGTATAGTAAAAGCTTAGGATACACAATTAAATTAATTGGACTCGCAAAGCGAGATGGAGAAAAATTAGAGGTAACAGTCGAGCCAACGTTACTTCCTAATACACATCCTCTTGCTGCTGTTCAAAATGAATATAATGCTGTATATGTATATGGTGAGGCGGTAGGAGAAACGATGTTTTACGGTCCTGGTGCCGGAAGTTTGCCAACAGCAACAGCAGTTGTTTCTGACCTAGTTGCGGTGATGCAAAATGTGCGCCTTGGTGTAACAGGAAATAGTGCGGTTTCTCCGCAATATGAGAAATTGTTAAAAGAAAAAGACGAAATTTTCGTGAAAAAGTTTTTACGTCTACATGTACAAGATGAGATTGGTGTATTTGCAAAAATTACATCACTATTCTCAGAGCGTGGTGTTAGCTTTGAAAAGATTATCCAAATGCCATTACAGCAGAAAGGAGCAGCTGAGATTGTCATCGTAACACATCGTGCATCCCTTGCAGATTATGAATATATTTTACATACACTGCAATCATACGAAGAAGTAGATTGTGTAAAAGCAAACTATCGAATCGAAGGGGATGCTAGATAA
- the metA gene encoding homoserine O-succinyltransferase, whose translation MPIIVDKDLPARKVLQKENIFVMTKERAETQDIRALKIAILNLMPTKQETEAQLLRLIGNTPLQLDVHLLHMESHVSRNVAQEHLTSFYKTFRDIEGERFDGLIITGAPIETIPFEDVDYWEELGRIMEYSKTNVTSTLHICWGAQAGLYYHYGIPKYSLTEKLFGVFEHEVHEQHVKLLQGFDELFFAPHSRHTEVRASDIERVPELTILATSEEAGVHLVMNQDGKHIFALGHSEYSCDTLKQEYERDRQRGLDITIPKNYFKHNNPSEKPLVRWRSHGNLLFSNWLNYYVYQETPYVL comes from the coding sequence ATGCCGATCATTGTTGATAAAGATCTACCGGCTCGTAAAGTGTTGCAAAAGGAAAATATTTTTGTGATGACAAAAGAGCGAGCAGAAACGCAAGATATACGTGCTTTAAAAATTGCAATTTTAAACTTAATGCCAACGAAACAAGAAACAGAGGCACAGTTGCTTCGGTTAATCGGTAATACACCGCTTCAACTGGATGTACATTTGCTTCATATGGAGTCTCATGTATCACGTAACGTAGCGCAGGAACATTTAACAAGTTTTTATAAAACATTTCGTGATATTGAAGGAGAAAGATTTGATGGACTTATTATTACGGGGGCTCCAATTGAAACAATTCCTTTTGAAGATGTAGATTATTGGGAAGAGCTCGGGCGCATTATGGAATACTCCAAAACAAATGTAACATCTACCCTTCATATTTGTTGGGGGGCACAGGCTGGACTGTATTATCATTATGGAATTCCAAAATACTCGCTGACAGAAAAGCTGTTTGGTGTATTTGAACATGAGGTGCATGAGCAGCATGTGAAGTTATTGCAGGGATTTGATGAACTCTTTTTTGCCCCGCATTCTCGTCATACAGAAGTGCGAGCATCTGATATTGAAAGAGTACCAGAGCTTACAATACTTGCAACATCAGAAGAAGCGGGTGTCCATCTCGTCATGAATCAAGATGGTAAACATATTTTTGCTCTCGGTCATAGTGAATATAGCTGTGATACGTTAAAGCAAGAATATGAACGAGATAGGCAAAGAGGGTTAGATATTACGATTCCTAAAAACTATTTTAAACATAATAATCCATCTGAAAAACCACTTGTAAGGTGGCGGAGTCATGGAAACTTATTATTTTCAAATTGGTTAAATTATTATGTGTATCAAGAAACCCCTTATGTTTTATAA
- a CDS encoding bifunctional O-acetylhomoserine aminocarboxypropyltransferase/cysteine synthase, translating to MGESWGKGTICVQGGYTPKNGEPRVLPLYQSTTYKYDTSDDLAALFNLEAEGYIYTRIGNPTLAAFEQKLTELEGGVGAVATASGQAAIMLAVLNICGSGDHLLCSSTVYGGTVNLFGVSLRKLGIDVTFFNSNQTADEIVALANDKTKLIYAESLGNPAMNVINFEEFAAAAKELEIPFIVDNTLATPYLCQAFEHGANIVVHSTTKYIDGHASSLGGIVIDGGNFDWTNGKFPELVEPDPSYHGVSYVQKFGQAAYIVKARVQLLRDYGNCMSPFNAYMSNIGLETLHLRMERHSENALAVAQWLANHERIEWVNYPGLKSNENYSRAQKYLPKGASGVLTFGVKGGLQAAKDFIANVKLATLVTHVADARTCVIHPASTTHRQLTEEERRLAGVTSDLVRLSVGIEDASDIIADLQEALVGGKTHADHC from the coding sequence ATGGGAGAATCATGGGGAAAAGGAACAATTTGTGTGCAAGGTGGCTATACACCAAAGAATGGTGAACCTCGCGTCCTGCCGCTATATCAAAGCACGACGTACAAATATGATACGTCGGATGATTTAGCCGCGCTCTTTAATTTAGAGGCAGAGGGCTATATTTATACGCGTATTGGTAATCCGACACTGGCAGCATTTGAACAGAAGCTAACAGAGTTAGAGGGCGGTGTTGGAGCTGTTGCAACAGCATCTGGTCAAGCTGCAATTATGCTTGCAGTTTTAAATATTTGTGGCAGTGGTGACCACCTGCTCTGTTCTTCAACAGTTTATGGGGGAACAGTTAATTTATTTGGAGTAAGTCTACGTAAGCTTGGAATTGATGTGACATTCTTTAATTCGAACCAGACTGCTGATGAAATTGTGGCGCTCGCAAATGATAAAACAAAATTAATTTATGCTGAGTCACTTGGAAATCCAGCGATGAATGTTATAAATTTTGAAGAGTTTGCAGCGGCAGCAAAAGAGCTGGAAATACCGTTTATCGTCGATAATACATTGGCAACGCCATATTTGTGCCAAGCGTTTGAACATGGGGCGAATATTGTTGTTCATTCTACAACGAAATATATCGATGGTCATGCAAGCTCATTAGGCGGAATTGTTATTGATGGTGGAAATTTTGATTGGACAAATGGAAAGTTCCCAGAGCTTGTGGAACCAGACCCAAGCTATCACGGTGTCAGTTATGTACAAAAATTTGGGCAGGCGGCATATATTGTAAAAGCTCGTGTGCAATTATTAAGAGACTATGGAAACTGTATGAGCCCGTTCAATGCGTATATGAGCAATATCGGTTTAGAAACATTGCATTTACGAATGGAGCGTCATAGTGAAAATGCGCTCGCAGTGGCGCAGTGGCTTGCTAATCATGAACGAATTGAATGGGTGAATTATCCAGGACTGAAAAGTAATGAGAATTATTCACGAGCACAAAAATATTTGCCAAAAGGTGCAAGTGGGGTGTTAACGTTTGGCGTTAAAGGTGGTTTACAGGCTGCCAAAGATTTCATTGCAAACGTTAAATTGGCAACCTTAGTGACGCACGTAGCAGATGCAAGAACATGTGTCATTCATCCAGCAAGTACAACGCACAGACAATTAACAGAAGAAGAGCGGCGTTTAGCTGGTGTTACATCTGATTTAGTCCGTTTATCGGTCGGTATAGAAGATGCATCTGATATTATTGCAGATTTACAAGAAGCATTAGTTGGAGGCAAAACACATGCCGATCATTGTTGA
- a CDS encoding chloride channel protein, whose product MAIRRGMHYLLIIYGMFLGSIVGATVWLFLVVTNAGIHFIWEYLPKEFTLPPYYTICVTIIGGVLIGLSQKYFGTYPRLMPEVMAEYKKTGRIEYHFVHQATLTAIIVLVFGASLGPEAALVGIIGGLCTWIGDRFNFALKGMQGLTEIGIGATLSVIFNAPLFGYLAPSENENDRLAEVSKGKKAIVYLATTFTGFSVYLLLSKFDNRGSFIVNFGEGSFALHEWIAFLPLACIGAGVGYFYFKIEYILEKVVHPFQEYKLALGIIGGILLGIAGTFLPYTMFSGEHQLKELVNEWTELSFGLLFLSGVLKLCVTAVCLNTGWRGGHIFPIIFAGASIGYAMATVIPVDPIASVAIVTTAISSYALRKPIAITVLLLMFFPINLLLPMLGAAMIGNLFPLPNHSENKQAASANIK is encoded by the coding sequence ATGGCCATTAGGAGAGGTATGCACTACTTACTCATCATATATGGTATGTTTCTAGGTTCTATAGTTGGTGCTACAGTCTGGTTATTTTTAGTTGTCACCAATGCTGGAATTCACTTCATTTGGGAATATTTACCCAAAGAATTTACATTACCACCTTATTACACAATTTGTGTAACAATAATCGGTGGTGTTCTTATCGGATTATCACAGAAGTACTTCGGTACATACCCACGGTTAATGCCAGAGGTAATGGCTGAATATAAGAAAACAGGTAGGATTGAGTACCATTTTGTGCATCAAGCTACGTTAACAGCTATTATTGTTTTAGTATTTGGCGCAAGCTTAGGACCAGAAGCAGCACTTGTTGGGATTATAGGTGGACTTTGTACGTGGATTGGTGATCGCTTTAATTTTGCTTTAAAAGGAATGCAGGGACTAACAGAAATTGGGATTGGCGCTACTTTAAGTGTTATTTTTAATGCACCGCTATTCGGTTATTTAGCCCCAAGCGAAAATGAGAATGATCGACTTGCTGAAGTTTCTAAAGGGAAAAAGGCTATTGTATATCTCGCTACTACTTTTACTGGTTTTTCTGTTTATTTATTACTTAGTAAATTTGATAATCGAGGATCTTTTATTGTTAATTTTGGAGAAGGATCTTTTGCACTCCATGAATGGATTGCCTTTCTCCCTCTTGCTTGTATAGGTGCTGGTGTAGGCTATTTTTATTTCAAGATAGAATATATACTGGAAAAAGTAGTACATCCTTTTCAAGAATATAAACTAGCATTAGGGATTATAGGTGGCATTCTTTTAGGGATTGCAGGAACTTTCCTCCCGTATACAATGTTTTCAGGAGAACACCAATTAAAAGAATTAGTGAATGAGTGGACAGAATTATCATTTGGGTTGCTGTTTCTTTCAGGGGTTTTAAAATTATGTGTAACGGCAGTTTGTTTAAATACAGGTTGGCGTGGTGGACACATTTTTCCGATTATATTTGCTGGTGCAAGTATTGGATATGCTATGGCCACTGTCATACCAGTAGATCCAATTGCTTCTGTAGCCATCGTGACGACAGCCATTTCAAGCTATGCATTACGAAAACCAATCGCTATTACAGTATTATTGCTTATGTTCTTCCCAATCAATTTATTATTACCAATGCTTGGAGCCGCAATGATTGGTAATTTATTTCCACTTCCTAACCATAGTGAGAATAAACAGGCGGCTAGTGCAAATATCAAATAG
- a CDS encoding FMN-dependent NADH-azoreductase, whose protein sequence is MTTVLFVKANNRPADQAVSVKLYEAFLASYKESHPNDTVVELDLFKEDLPYVGVDMINGTFKAGKGFDLTAEEAKVVAIADKYLDQFLAADKVVFGFPLWNLTIPAVLHTYIDYLNRAGKTFKYTPEGPVGLIGDKKIALLNARGGVYSEGPAAGMEMAVKYVASMMGFFGVKDMETVVIEGHNQFPDKTEEIIAAGLEEAVKVASKF, encoded by the coding sequence ATGACAACAGTTTTATTTGTAAAAGCAAACAACCGTCCAGCAGACCAAGCAGTTAGTGTGAAATTATATGAAGCATTTTTAGCAAGTTACAAAGAATCACATCCAAATGATACAGTTGTAGAACTTGATCTATTCAAAGAAGATTTGCCATATGTAGGTGTAGACATGATTAATGGTACATTTAAAGCAGGTAAAGGGTTTGACTTAACAGCAGAAGAGGCAAAAGTAGTAGCTATTGCTGATAAATATTTAGATCAATTCCTTGCAGCGGATAAAGTAGTATTTGGTTTCCCATTATGGAACTTAACAATTCCGGCTGTACTTCACACATACATCGATTACTTAAACCGTGCTGGTAAAACATTTAAATATACACCAGAAGGTCCAGTAGGTCTTATTGGAGATAAGAAAATTGCATTATTAAACGCACGCGGTGGTGTATACTCTGAAGGACCAGCAGCTGGAATGGAAATGGCTGTTAAATACGTAGCAAGCATGATGGGCTTCTTTGGTGTAAAAGATATGGAGACAGTAGTTATTGAAGGTCACAATCAATTCCCAGATAAAACAGAAGAAATTATTGCAGCAGGTCTTGAAGAAGCTGTTAAAGTAGCAAGCAAATTTTAA
- a CDS encoding response regulator transcription factor, which yields MKIKVLLVDDHTVVLKGLAFFLSTQEDLELVGEANNGKEALEKVGEAQPDVVLMDLYMPEMDGIEATACIKKEYPHVKVLVLTSFSDQAHVLPALKAGASGYILKDVEPDQLVEAIRSAYKGNIQLHPDIANALLSQTLPQEEREPTSNIHVDVLTARENEVLQLLAKGMSNKEIASVLVITEKTVKAHVSSILSKLNLSDRTQAALYAVKNGVV from the coding sequence GTGAAAATAAAAGTATTATTAGTTGATGATCATACAGTTGTTTTAAAAGGATTAGCATTTTTCTTAAGCACACAAGAAGACTTGGAATTAGTTGGAGAAGCAAATAACGGAAAAGAAGCGTTAGAAAAAGTAGGAGAGGCACAGCCGGATGTTGTATTGATGGACTTGTATATGCCAGAGATGGATGGCATTGAAGCGACAGCGTGTATTAAAAAGGAGTATCCACATGTGAAAGTACTTGTATTAACTAGCTTTTCGGATCAAGCTCATGTGTTGCCAGCATTAAAAGCTGGAGCGAGCGGATATATTTTAAAAGACGTTGAGCCTGATCAGCTTGTAGAAGCGATTCGTAGTGCATACAAAGGAAATATTCAGCTTCATCCTGATATAGCAAACGCGCTTCTTTCTCAAACCCTGCCGCAAGAAGAACGAGAGCCGACATCAAATATTCATGTGGATGTACTAACTGCAAGAGAAAACGAAGTATTACAGTTACTGGCTAAAGGGATGAGTAATAAGGAAATTGCCTCTGTTTTAGTCATTACTGAAAAAACGGTAAAAGCTCATGTAAGTAGTATTTTAAGTAAATTAAATTTATCAGATCGGACACAAGCAGCTTTATATGCAGTGAAAAATGGAGTTGTATAA